One window of Ziziphus jujuba cultivar Dongzao chromosome 5, ASM3175591v1 genomic DNA carries:
- the LOC107420224 gene encoding calcium uniporter protein 4, mitochondrial has translation MGLRKMLVKRLFDSSRVTSPSLTLQQSPLSSPSPRALVVPPNAAKTSFHREYLTSSDSSDKGFFRRFLHRKALDESATRLPDFFSLQLGENLRDKLRGINIPGGRIRLDDLSPPAPDPAVSENFRRLSVDDARKILRLSQVEKLKEKLRDMPQSSISLSEFVRICVENCENEDQGAEYAKMLDLSGNVIVLGNIVFLRPEQVAKSMEKIISQTITTNDPRKKELEQLEKQKIVIDQKARELVQRELYCGLGFVLIQTLAAMRLTFWELSWDVMEPICFFVTSLHFALGYAFFLRTSSEPTFQGYFHRRFKSKQKQLMQTHKFDVVKYTQLRKAFYPNGSGFTSSDLVSPFNQEGSLLGSFHR, from the exons ATGGGGCTCCGTAAAATGTTAGTTAAACGTCTCTTTGACAGTAGCAGAGTGACGTCACCTTCTTTAACACTACAACAGTCTCCGTTATCCTCTCCCTCGCCGCGAGCCCTGGTGGTGCCACCAAATGCCGCCAAAACAAGCTTTCATAGAGAATACCTGACGTCGTCGGACTCCTCCGACAAAGGCTTTTTCAGGAGATTTCTCCACCGGAAGGCTCTGGACGAGTCCGCCACTAGGCTACCGGACTTCTTTTCCTTACAGTTAGGAGAGAACCTCCGTGACAAACTCAGAGGCATCAACATTCCCGGAGGTCGCATCCGTCTAGACGATCTCAGTCCTCCGGCGCCGGACCCTGCCGTTTCTGAAAATTTTCGGAGGTTGTCGGTCGACGATGCCAGGAAGATTCTGAGGCTTTCTCAAGTGGAGAAGCTGAAAGAGAAACTCAGAGATATGCCGCAGAGTTCGATTTCGCTCAGTGAGTTCGTTCGGATCTGCGTTGAAAACTGTGAGAATGAAGATCAAGGTGCCGAATATGCCAAGATGCTGGATTTGTCCGGTAACGTCATCGTCCTAGGAAACATCGTGTTTCTCCGGCCGGAACAG GTAGCTAAATCTATGGAGAAGATAATTTCTCAAACTATCACCACGAACGACCCGAGAAAGAAGGAACTAGAGCAGTTGGAGAAGCAAAAGATAGTAATCGACCAGAAAGCGAGAGAGTTGGTCCAAAGAGAACTATACTGTGGGTTGGGCTTTGTTTTAATCCAAACGCTAGCTGCTATGAGGCTCACCTTCTGGGAGCTGAGTTGGGATGTGATGGAGCCCATATGCTTTTTTGTCACCTCGCTACATTTCGCTCTCGGCTACGCATTCTTTCTTCGGACTTCATCAGAACCCACGTTCCAAGGCTATTTCCATCGTCGTTTTAAGTCCAAGCAAAAGCAGCTGATGCAGACCCACAAGTTTGACGTGGTAAAGTACACGCAGCTTCGCAAAGCCTTTTACCCGAACGGCTCAGGATTTACCAGTTCTGATCTCGTTTCACCTTTCAATCAAGAAGGGTCGCTTCTCGGTTCTTTTCATCGTTGA